One Lampris incognitus isolate fLamInc1 chromosome 14, fLamInc1.hap2, whole genome shotgun sequence DNA window includes the following coding sequences:
- the cmpk gene encoding UMP-CMP kinase, translating to MISHFFPVLSQRVSHVLYRVALMMKPQVVFVLGGPGAGKGTQCSKIVENYRYTHLSAGDLLRAERGREGSEYGQLIDSYIKEGRIVPVEITINLLRKAMEATMQKNEKNFLFLIDGFPRNEDNLQGWTTVMDEKANVKFVLFFDCSNEVCINRCLERGKSSGRTDDNRESLEKRIRTYLESTRPIIDQYEKQGKVRTVDASRSVDEVFADVKAILDKEG from the exons ATGATTAGCCATTTTTTCCCAGTGTTATCTCAGAGGGTGTCTCACGTATTGTACCGGGTTGCACTGATGATGAAACCGCAGGTTGTGTTCGTGTTGGGCGGGCCTGGCGCGGGCAAAGGGACCCAGTGCTCCAAAATTGTGGAG AACTACCGTTATACACATTTGTCAGCGGGAGACTTGCTgagggcagagagagggagggagggttcTGAATATGGACAACTTATTGACAGCTACATCAAGGAGGGCAGGATTGTCCCTGTAGAAATCACCATCAACTTACTGAGAAAG GCTATGGAGGCCACCATGCAGAAAAATGAGAAAAATTTCCTCTTCCTTATAGATGGCTTCCCCCGCAACGAGGACAACCTCCAGGGCTGGACCACTGTCATGGATGAAAAGGCAAACGTCAAATTTGTGCTCTTCTTTGACTGCAGCAATGAG GTTTGTATTAACAGATGTCTAGAAAGAGGGAAAAGCAGCGGACGTACTGATGACAACAGGGAAAGCCTGGAGAAAAG AATCCGAACCTACCTTGAGTCCACACGACCAATAATCGACCAATATGAGAAACAGGGCAAGGTGCGCACTGTGGATGCTTCCCGTAGTGTAGATGAG GTGTTCGCCGATGTAAAAGCCATTCTAGACAAAGAGGGTTGA
- the bcl6ab gene encoding BCL6A transcription repressor b isoform X2, with translation MATLADGCILFTRHAGDVLLNFNSLRSRDILTDVTIQVEGQSFSAHKAILVACSGFFYSMFMDPENVNLSAISLDPKIDHKGFSVLLDFMYTSRLNLKDSLVLATMNTALYLQMDHVVDTCHRFIKSRHQSLNVIEEVQNNSKHMSEDIPAMKPADEMDTTFRSNQTATSSLFQECRGYIPSVFSGINTSGSYHVYGIPHNPVANLVDDCNASAFSKGGVTSQNLCSRVPSNNLACTESKTILDHPMPSYTNSQASIIPPLSYSNHHTGTPMEEEAVQHPQTTCLSMTPGFGKGVICSPKSPLRSDCQPNSPTESSSSRNAALSLKQTPGCLEKSKSCNWKKYKYIVMNQAPDEGDKEAQGGSTEAGSWSSTSSPCKTSGRGGQLDEGNSEHKETPTLQISHGSSSSISHLRCSSCGCESPQHLDMGSHSPGIYSEEEPTKIHSEHSNCENGAHFCNECDSKSSTTDSLEGHMLQVHSDKPYKCDRCQAAFRYKGNLASHKTVHTGAKPYHCNICGAQFNRPANLKTHTRIHSGEKPYKCETCGSRFVQVAHLRAHVLIHTGEKPYPCKICGTHFRHLQTLKSHMRIHTGEKPYHCEKCDLHFRHKSQLRLHLRQKHGAVTNTKAQYCRTPTNLVVDQAKAC, from the exons G TGGCTTCTTTTACTCCATGTTCATGGACCCTGAGAATGTCAACCTCAGTGCCATCAGCTTGGACCCCAAAATAGACCATAAGGGTTTCTCTGTCCTGCTGGACTTCATGTACACCTCCCGCTTGAATCTGAAGGATAGTCTCGTGCTGGCCACCATGAACACAGCCCTCTACCTCCAGATGGATCATGTGGTCGACACCTGCCACAGGTTCATTAAGTCCAG ACATCAGTCTCTGAATGTGATCGAGGAGGTACAGAACAACTCAAAGCATATGTCTGAGGACATCCCTGCTATGAAGCCTGCTGATGAAATGGACACAACCTTTAGGTCTAACCAGACAGCAACCTCATCTCTTTTTCAGGAGTGCAGGGGTTATATCCCCAGTGTTTTCAGTGGTATCAACACCTCAGGCTCCTACCACGTCTATGGAATCCCACATAACCCTGTTGCAAACCTGGTGGATGATTGTAATGCCAGCGCCTTTTCCAAAGGCGGTGTGACATCTCAGAACCTCTGCTCTCGGGTACCCAGCAATAACCTGGCCTGCACCGAGTCGAAAACCATCCTCGACCACCCCATGCCATCCTACACAAACTCTCAGGCATCTATCATTCCACCCCTGTCATACTCTAACCACCATACAGGGACCCCCATGGAAGAAGAGGCTGTTCAACACCCACAAACCACCTGCCTGTCTATGACCCCAGGCTTTGGTAAGGGTGTCATTTGCAGCCCCAAGAGCCCGCTCAGGTCTGACTGCCAGCCCAACTCCCCCACTGAGTCCAGCAGCAGCAGAAATGCTGCTCTGAGCCTCAAACAGACCCCTGGATGCCTTGAGAAATCCAAATCATGCAACTGGAAAAAGTACAAGTACATTGTAATGAACCAGGCTCCTGATGAGGGAGATAAAGAGGCTCAGGGAGGTAGCACTGAAGCTGGATCTTGGTCCTCTACATCAAGCCCATGCAAAACCAGCGGAAGAGGCGGACAGTTGGATGAGGGCAACAGTGAGCACAAAGAAACCCCCACACTTCAGATTTctcatggcagcagcagcagcatcag CCACCTCAGATGCTCCTCCTGTGGTTGTGAAAGCCCTCAGCACCTTGACATGGGTTCCCATTCTCCTGGCATATACAGTGAAGAAGAGCCTACCAAGATACACTCAGAGCACTCCAACTGTG AAAATGGCGCCCACTTCTGCAACGAATGTGACTCCAAATCATCAACTACAGATTCCCTGGAAGGTCATATGCTCCAGGTCCATAGTGACAAGCCATACAAATGTGACCGCTGCCAGGCTGCTTTCCGTTACAAAGGCAACCTAGCCAGTCACAAGACTGTTCACACTG GAGCGAAGCCATACCACTGCAACATTTGTGGTGCTCAGTTCAATAGACCAGCAAACCTCAAGACCCATACCCGAATTCACTCAGGGGAAAAACCATACAAGTGTGAGACGTGCGGTTCCCGATTTGTTCAG GTGGCCCATCTTCGTGCCCATGTGCTGATTCACACAGGAGAGAAGCCATACCCCTGTAAGATCTGTGGAACTCACTTTCGCCATCTTCAGACACTGAAGAGCCACATGCGCATTCATACGGGAGAAAAGCCATATCAT TGTGAAAAATGTGACCTTCACTTCAGACACAAGAGTCAGCTGAGGCTTCATCTGAGACAGAAGCATGGTGCAGTCACCAACACCAAGGCTCAGTATTGCAGAACTCCTACCAACCTGGTAGTTGACCAGGCTAAGGCCTGCTGA
- the bcl6ab gene encoding BCL6A transcription repressor b isoform X1, translating to MAAYCSHATQVMSCSTLTASAAGTSSLTLRSRWKARVSVLTKQSLWLAGGRIQASTAVTPAYHHNGGFFYSMFMDPENVNLSAISLDPKIDHKGFSVLLDFMYTSRLNLKDSLVLATMNTALYLQMDHVVDTCHRFIKSRHQSLNVIEEVQNNSKHMSEDIPAMKPADEMDTTFRSNQTATSSLFQECRGYIPSVFSGINTSGSYHVYGIPHNPVANLVDDCNASAFSKGGVTSQNLCSRVPSNNLACTESKTILDHPMPSYTNSQASIIPPLSYSNHHTGTPMEEEAVQHPQTTCLSMTPGFGKGVICSPKSPLRSDCQPNSPTESSSSRNAALSLKQTPGCLEKSKSCNWKKYKYIVMNQAPDEGDKEAQGGSTEAGSWSSTSSPCKTSGRGGQLDEGNSEHKETPTLQISHGSSSSISHLRCSSCGCESPQHLDMGSHSPGIYSEEEPTKIHSEHSNCENGAHFCNECDSKSSTTDSLEGHMLQVHSDKPYKCDRCQAAFRYKGNLASHKTVHTGAKPYHCNICGAQFNRPANLKTHTRIHSGEKPYKCETCGSRFVQVAHLRAHVLIHTGEKPYPCKICGTHFRHLQTLKSHMRIHTGEKPYHCEKCDLHFRHKSQLRLHLRQKHGAVTNTKAQYCRTPTNLVVDQAKAC from the exons G GTGGGAGAATTCAAGCCTCAACAGCAGTAACACCTGCATATCACCACAACGG TGGCTTCTTTTACTCCATGTTCATGGACCCTGAGAATGTCAACCTCAGTGCCATCAGCTTGGACCCCAAAATAGACCATAAGGGTTTCTCTGTCCTGCTGGACTTCATGTACACCTCCCGCTTGAATCTGAAGGATAGTCTCGTGCTGGCCACCATGAACACAGCCCTCTACCTCCAGATGGATCATGTGGTCGACACCTGCCACAGGTTCATTAAGTCCAG ACATCAGTCTCTGAATGTGATCGAGGAGGTACAGAACAACTCAAAGCATATGTCTGAGGACATCCCTGCTATGAAGCCTGCTGATGAAATGGACACAACCTTTAGGTCTAACCAGACAGCAACCTCATCTCTTTTTCAGGAGTGCAGGGGTTATATCCCCAGTGTTTTCAGTGGTATCAACACCTCAGGCTCCTACCACGTCTATGGAATCCCACATAACCCTGTTGCAAACCTGGTGGATGATTGTAATGCCAGCGCCTTTTCCAAAGGCGGTGTGACATCTCAGAACCTCTGCTCTCGGGTACCCAGCAATAACCTGGCCTGCACCGAGTCGAAAACCATCCTCGACCACCCCATGCCATCCTACACAAACTCTCAGGCATCTATCATTCCACCCCTGTCATACTCTAACCACCATACAGGGACCCCCATGGAAGAAGAGGCTGTTCAACACCCACAAACCACCTGCCTGTCTATGACCCCAGGCTTTGGTAAGGGTGTCATTTGCAGCCCCAAGAGCCCGCTCAGGTCTGACTGCCAGCCCAACTCCCCCACTGAGTCCAGCAGCAGCAGAAATGCTGCTCTGAGCCTCAAACAGACCCCTGGATGCCTTGAGAAATCCAAATCATGCAACTGGAAAAAGTACAAGTACATTGTAATGAACCAGGCTCCTGATGAGGGAGATAAAGAGGCTCAGGGAGGTAGCACTGAAGCTGGATCTTGGTCCTCTACATCAAGCCCATGCAAAACCAGCGGAAGAGGCGGACAGTTGGATGAGGGCAACAGTGAGCACAAAGAAACCCCCACACTTCAGATTTctcatggcagcagcagcagcatcag CCACCTCAGATGCTCCTCCTGTGGTTGTGAAAGCCCTCAGCACCTTGACATGGGTTCCCATTCTCCTGGCATATACAGTGAAGAAGAGCCTACCAAGATACACTCAGAGCACTCCAACTGTG AAAATGGCGCCCACTTCTGCAACGAATGTGACTCCAAATCATCAACTACAGATTCCCTGGAAGGTCATATGCTCCAGGTCCATAGTGACAAGCCATACAAATGTGACCGCTGCCAGGCTGCTTTCCGTTACAAAGGCAACCTAGCCAGTCACAAGACTGTTCACACTG GAGCGAAGCCATACCACTGCAACATTTGTGGTGCTCAGTTCAATAGACCAGCAAACCTCAAGACCCATACCCGAATTCACTCAGGGGAAAAACCATACAAGTGTGAGACGTGCGGTTCCCGATTTGTTCAG GTGGCCCATCTTCGTGCCCATGTGCTGATTCACACAGGAGAGAAGCCATACCCCTGTAAGATCTGTGGAACTCACTTTCGCCATCTTCAGACACTGAAGAGCCACATGCGCATTCATACGGGAGAAAAGCCATATCAT TGTGAAAAATGTGACCTTCACTTCAGACACAAGAGTCAGCTGAGGCTTCATCTGAGACAGAAGCATGGTGCAGTCACCAACACCAAGGCTCAGTATTGCAGAACTCCTACCAACCTGGTAGTTGACCAGGCTAAGGCCTGCTGA